The Cyanobacteriota bacterium genomic sequence ACAACGGGTGCTACTGGCAGTAAGCGATCGCGCAAGTTTTGCTTATAGGCTTGATACAGACTATTGCCCAGTTGCAATGCACTACGCGGCATTAGCTTACCCCCTGGAAACTTAAAGATCAGATGGTCTGCCTCTAGGGGAGCTAGGGGTGAGGCAGGGCGAGGCTCAGCTTCACAATGTAAGCCGTGTAACCGAAGTTCCCACAGGGCTTCGGCCTGTTGCCAAGAAATGGGGTGGAGTTGAATGCCCTTATGTAACCGTGCCCGATCTGCCTGTAACATCTTCCCCTTGGCCAAGTTCCAGGTCTCGGCAATCAGGCTAATGATGATGCAGAGGTTGGGCACTTTGCTGTTGTGCAACGTGGAGTTGACACTCCAGAGCATGTTGAGGGTTGTGGTTGTGTTGGGTAGCGCCACCTTATCGATTTGATCAAAGCAGAGGACGATCGGCTTGGTTTGCACTGAAATCCGTCCAATGTTAGCCAGCATCTCCTTAGCAGCATATTCGTTGTCTATATCAGTTTTGACCCCCAGTCGATCGGCATCCTCTTCCGCTAGCACATCTCCGCGCAACCATTCACAGGCTAGTACTTGCAGGTCTGGCTGGGTTAACCCATAGAGAGCAGAGAAAAAGTCATGGGGCTGATAGATGTCGATTGTGTAGGCGTTCTTCAAATACTTGATAAATCGCTGTTTTTCGCTCATGAGACGGGTTAGCAATCCCGGTTGCTGTATGGCAGGCAGACTTTTGAGCCAGAGCAACAATTGAGACTCTGTTTCCCCCTCTGGTGTCCGCATTAGACTATTCACGGTGTAGCGCAAAATATGCCGCCAGATATACGTGTCATCATCCCAAGGCCCAATGTAGACAAAGAAAGCATGGGCATTCAGCCGTCGCTTCAGGCGACCCAGCATATAGCTTTTGCCACAACCAGAATCGCCAATCAACACGTAGCTCCGGGTTTGGTGATCCTCGGCTACTAGGCGCACATAACCCTCTAATTGCTGCAATTCCTTTAGGTGAATCGATTCCACTGCCTCTGTCCAGCCTGGATTCTGCTCCCAAAAGTTTTCAACTCGAAAGGTTAGGGGATCAAAGGGATTCGGGTTCCGACAAATTAGCTCATCAAGGGTAGCCATAACCAGTCTGTTTAATGTGTGTAACAGGGAGTACAATCAAGGGATATTTACGGACACTTACGGGCATTTATAGGCACAGTTCTATGTCATTTTTGCCATGTCATGAATGTAACCAGAATTCAAATGTAACCA encodes the following:
- a CDS encoding ATP-binding protein, whose translation is MATLDELICRNPNPFDPLTFRVENFWEQNPGWTEAVESIHLKELQQLEGYVRLVAEDHQTRSYVLIGDSGCGKSYMLGRLKRRLNAHAFFVYIGPWDDDTYIWRHILRYTVNSLMRTPEGETESQLLLWLKSLPAIQQPGLLTRLMSEKQRFIKYLKNAYTIDIYQPHDFFSALYGLTQPDLQVLACEWLRGDVLAEEDADRLGVKTDIDNEYAAKEMLANIGRISVQTKPIVLCFDQIDKVALPNTTTTLNMLWSVNSTLHNSKVPNLCIIISLIAETWNLAKGKMLQADRARLHKGIQLHPISWQQAEALWELRLHGLHCEAEPRPASPLAPLEADHLIFKFPGGKLMPRSALQLGNSLYQAYKQNLRDRLLPVAPVVPEPAAVDRLPETSDSEVALQAAFQLVWQHEHRNVQQEVQAITQFASYELLAMLREVMLALEAQVAPIPFHSKTYSAYGLQWQQELSRQVQRVTAVVWTEDVNLTKFCNLMKACQKLLDGHKCNRLCLIRYGTTGNPKNKGFQIYRQIMSNSAHQHLCPSLSDVHYLYTYRRLVNAACAGELVVADQTPNLQELQRLVRRAGVLEACTLMQALGLLQQSSGRVGGAPNNGKPIELTPPVLSSTRDYVLNFMKVQGFLSRQKLLEYLHRQLPDVGVPTIEMAISSLCNESRLTIIDSTVPLDAQLICYVPQAA